A part of Myxococcus landrumus genomic DNA contains:
- a CDS encoding sigma-70 family RNA polymerase sigma factor, which translates to MEATRQAKLVSHIMQARASGNAALERRLSGELLESVRPIIRRVVGAVLPFAGSLSAEDLSQVAAMTVLRTVAKYDFTRGSQSFGDVVFFRMKTACQQFPRLHGGDVHVSDWEHKGRTARSIRGAKGNRTRVHCLDIPSHFSDGGATDDLHVCELEVALREVSGRDADDETPEARLLAAERRALVFDAVRRLPREQRELVSRVFGLGGPAQSVRAVAESWGAPKSLVARMLARVLEELRDEVAGAR; encoded by the coding sequence GTGGAAGCGACACGGCAGGCGAAACTTGTTTCACACATCATGCAGGCCCGTGCGAGTGGCAATGCCGCGCTTGAGCGTCGACTGTCGGGGGAGTTGCTGGAGTCCGTCCGGCCAATCATCCGCCGAGTGGTTGGGGCCGTCCTGCCCTTCGCAGGCTCCCTGTCCGCCGAAGACCTGTCGCAAGTCGCGGCGATGACCGTGCTCCGTACCGTCGCGAAGTATGACTTCACGCGGGGCAGCCAGTCGTTCGGCGACGTTGTTTTCTTCCGCATGAAGACCGCGTGCCAGCAGTTCCCGCGGCTCCATGGTGGCGACGTCCACGTGAGCGACTGGGAGCACAAGGGGCGTACCGCGCGTTCAATTCGTGGCGCCAAGGGCAACCGCACCCGCGTCCACTGCTTGGACATACCGTCTCATTTTTCGGACGGTGGCGCGACTGATGACTTGCACGTTTGCGAGCTTGAAGTCGCACTGCGCGAGGTGTCGGGTCGCGACGCTGACGACGAGACTCCCGAGGCGAGGTTGCTGGCGGCTGAGCGTCGCGCGCTGGTGTTCGATGCCGTGCGGCGGCTGCCCCGCGAGCAACGGGAGCTGGTGTCGCGGGTGTTCGGTCTCGGCGGCCCCGCTCAGTCGGTGCGAGCGGTGGCCGAATCATGGGGCGCGCCAAAGAGCCTAGTGGCTCGGATGCTG